The Coffea arabica cultivar ET-39 chromosome 1e, Coffea Arabica ET-39 HiFi, whole genome shotgun sequence genome has a window encoding:
- the LOC113692759 gene encoding ABC transporter B family member 11-like isoform X1 → MENQHASQVMAEGSCSNGDMINVQNTSLEASGNQEVPVKSRNKKEVADKVPYCKLFSLADSVDVVLMVVGTVTAVASGICVPLLAVVLGETINSFGKTLDRKEIVHEVSKVSLKFVYLALGSGVTSFFQVTCWTITGERQAARMRSLYLRSLLMQDIAFFDKETSTGEIIERISRDTIIIQDAMGEKVGKFIQLSASFFGGFVIAFIKGWLLSLVMLSSIPPLVLTAFAMTILMAKLASHGQAAYSAAATVVEQTLSAIRTVASFTGEMQAIAEYDKSLNKAYKSGVQEGLAAGLGSGVFMFVFYCCYGLAIWVGAKMILEKHYSGGDVLNVTLAILTGSFSIGQASPCLSAFALGQAAAFRMFQIMNRKPLISPSILDGLKLDNMAGTIELKDVYFSYPARVHERILSEFSLFIKSGTTAALVGRSGSGKSTVLSLIERFYDPQAGEVLLDGINIKDFQLKWIRSKIGLVSQEPILFASSIRENIAYGKDNASLEEIQAAAQHANAAKFIEKLPQGLDTMVGLHGIQMSGGQKQRIAIARAILKDPRILLLDEATSALDAESERIVQEALDAIMVNRTTVIVAHRLSTVKNADKIAVIHQGKIVEEGLHTELLNNPGGVYFELVRLQQLSKESDEHIVDNQDGSGIKTDSGRHSSQSISSLRSISRCSSGLSNSSHHSFSISTGLPTVVNMVDMVVGESQESASMPSKMDHQVPLYRLAYVNKQEIPELLLGSLAAVVTGAILPIFGVVLSGAIKTFYEPAYELQKKSRFWALMLIVLGGSSLLATPLKTYFFAVAGCKLIRRIRLKCFERIIHMDISWFDRQENSSGRISSRLAIDATCVRSLVGESLSSLVQNSATAFAGLAIGFGASWQLSLIVIVMLPLIGLHGYMNMKSLSGFSADAKKLYEDSTQVASDAVGSIRTVASFSAEDKVIQLFKKKCKRPMTLGIKQGLYSGVGYGLSMFFLYSAYATIFYFGARLIKAGNITFGEVFQVFYGLSLAAVSISTSGALSPDTSKGRSGAASIFALLDQKSPIDSSETSGITLYNVKGEILFQHVSFKYPSRPDVPIFEDLCLAIESCKFVVQTLALVGESGSGKSTVISLLQRFYDPNSGEITLDGVEIRRLNLRWLRQQMGLVSQEPVLFNGTIRANIAYGKEDSAREADIISAAEIANAHKFISSLQQGYDTQVGERGIQLSGGQKQRVAIARAIVRSPKILLLDEATSALDAESEKVVQDALDQAIVGKTTIMVAHRLSTIKCADLIAVIQNGVIKEKGNHESLISMKEGIYASLVEQYACASSM, encoded by the exons ATGGAGAACCAGCACGCTAGTCAAGTGATGGCTGAGGGGAGTTGCTCCAATGGAGACATGATCAACGTCCAGAACACTTCACTGGAAGCATCAGGCAATCAAGAAGTTCCAGTCAAGTCTAGAAATAAAAAGGAAGTGGCTGATAAAGTCCCATACTGCAAGCTGTTCTCCTTAGCTGATTCTGTTGACGTTGTCTTGATGGTAGTTGGTACGGTCACAGCAGTTGCAAGTGGGATTTGCGTACCCCTTTTGGCAGTGGTATTGGGAGAGACAATCAACTCTTTTGGAAAGACTCTGGATAGAAAAGAAATTGTACATGAAGTTTCAAAG GTATCTTTAAAGTTTGTGTACTTGGCTCTGGGGTCTGGTGTCACATCTTTTTTTC AGGTAACTTGCTGGACAATCACAGGAGAAAGGCAGGCAGCTCGGATGAGAAGTTTATATCTGCGATCTTTACTAATGCAAGATATTGCATTTTTTGACAAAGAAACTAGTACTGGAGAAATTATTGAGAGGATATCAAGggatactattattattcaagATGCCATGGGTGAAAAG GTTGGAAAATTCATACAGTTGTCAGCTTCTTTTTTTGGAGGCTTTGTTATAGCTTTTATCAAGGGGTGGCTACTCTCCTTGGTAATGTTATCTTCAATCCCACCACTTGTCCTTACTGCCTTTGCAATGACTATCCTAATGGCAAAGCTAGCATCTCACGGACAAGCAGCCTATTCCGCAGCAGCTACAGTGGTTGAACAGACTCTTAGTGCTATTCGAACA GTTGCATCTTTTACAGGGGAGATGCAAGCTATTGCAGAATATGATAAATCCCTAAATAAAGCTTACAAGTCCGGTGTGCAAGAGGGCTTGGCAGCCGGTTTGGGTTCTGGTGTCTTTATGTTTGTTTTCTACTGCTGCTATGGTTTAGCCATATGGGTTGGGGCCAAGATGATCTTGGAGAAACACTATTCAGGAGGAGATGTCCTGAATGTAACACTCGCAATACTAACGGGATCCTT TTCAATCGGGCAAGCATCCCCTTGCTTGAGTGCATTTGCATTGGGACAAGCTGCGGCTTTTAGAATGTTTCAGATAATGAATAGAAAGCCATTAATCAGTCCATCCATTTTAGATGGACTGAAATTGGATAATATGGCTGGTACTATAGAATTGAAGGATGTCTATTTCAGCTATCCCGCAAGGGTACATGAACGAATTCTTAGTGAATTTTCTCTCTTCATAAAAAGTGGAACAACTGCAGCATTGGTTGGACGAAGTGGAAGTGGAAAATCAACAGTGCTCAGCCTTATCGAGAGATTTTATGATCCACAAGCAGGTGAAGTTCTGCTGGATGGTATCAACATCAAAGATTTTCAACTTAAGTGGATCAGAAGCAAAATTGGTCTTGTGAGCCAAGAACCTATCTTATTTGCTTCGAGCATTAGGGAAAATATTGCATATGGGAAGGATAATGCAAGCCTTGAAGAAATACAAGCTGCTGCACAACACGCCAATGCTGCAAAGTTCATAGAGAAACTACCTCAG GGACTAGACACGATGGTTGGTTTGCATGGAATTCAGATGTCAGGGGGACAAAAGCAGAGAATCGCAATAGCTAGAGCAATTCTCAAAGACCCCAGAATTTTGCTACTGGATGAAGCTACAAGTGCTCTTGATGCAGAATCTGAGAGGATTGTGCAAGAAGCTCTGGATGCGATTATGGTCAACCGAACTACTGTTATTGTAGCACATCGTTTGAGTACAGTGAAGAACGCAGACAAAATTGCTGTAATTCATCAAGGAAAGATTGTTGAAGAAG GCTTACATACTGAGCTACTAAATAATCCCGGGGGAGTATATTTTGAGCTTGTACGATTACAACAGCTTAGCAAAGAATCCGATGAGCATATTGTGGATAATCAGGATGGCTCAGGGATTAAAACAGATTCAGGAAGACATTCAAGCCAGAGTATTTCCTCTCTGAGATCCATAAGCCGATGCTCATCTGGATTAAGTAACAGTAGCCATCACTCATTCTCCATTTCAACTGGTCTGCCTACTGTTGTCAATATGGTTGATATGGTAGTTGGAGAATCGCAAGAATCAGCTTCCATGCCATCAAAGATGGACCATCAAGTTCCACTTTACCGCTTGGCCTACGTTAACAAAcaagaaattccagaattaTTGCTTGGTTCTTTGGCAGCTGTTGTTACTGGTGCTATATTACCAATTTTTGGTGTAGTTTTATCAGGAGCAATCAAGACCTTCTATGAGCCTGCTTATGAACTTCAGAAGAAATCAAGATTTTGGGCGTTAATGCTAATAGTTCTTGGGGGGTCTTCTTTACTGGCAACACCATTAAAAACATACTTTTTTGCTGTGGCAGGATGTAAGCTAATCAGACGAATTCGGTTGAAAtgctttgaaagaataattcaTATGGACATAAGTTGGTTTGACAGGCAGGAGAATTCAAGTGGTAGAATTAGCTCTCGGCTTGCCATTGATGCAACATGTGTAAGAAGTCTAGTTGGCGAATCACTTTCCTCGCTTGTTCAGAATAGTGCAACAGCTTTTGCTGGTTTGGCTATTGGTTTTGGAGCAAGCTGGCAGTTATCTCTCATAGTAATAGTAATGTTACCACTGATTGGCCTTCACGGGTACATGAATATGAAATCCTTAAGTGGATTCAGTGCAGATGCAAAG AAGCTGTACGAGGATTCCACTCAAGTAGCCAGTGATGCAGTTGGAAGTATTAGAACAGTTGCATCCTTTTCTGCAGAGGATAAGGTGATACAACTGTTTAAGAAGAAGTGTAAACGTCCTATGACATTAGGAATAAAACAAGGATTATATAGTGGTGTAGGATATGGTTTGTCCATGTTCTTCCTGTACTCTGCTTATGCaaccattttttattttggagcTAGACTCATTAAGGCTGGCAACATAACCTTTGGTGAGGTTTTCCAG GTTTTCTATGGCCTGAGTTTGGCAGCTGTCAGTATATCTACATCAGGTGCCCTTAGTCCAGACACTAGCAAAGGGAGGAGTGGAGCTGCTTCTATCTTTGCACTTCTTGACCAGAAGTCACCCATAGACTCGAGTGAGACCTCAGGAATTACGTTATACAATGTGAAGGGAGAGATACTATTTCAACACGTCAGCTTCAAATATCCCAGTAGACCTGATGTTCCAATTTTTGAAGATCTTTGTTTGGCTATTGAGTCTTGCAAG TTCGTTGTTCAGACACTTgctctggttggagaaagtgggAGTGGAAAATCTACTGTCATTTCATTGCTGCAAAGATTTTATGATCCTAATTCAGGTGAAATAACATTAGACGGAGTAGAAATCCGAAGGCTGAATTTAAGATGGTTAAGGCAGCAGATGGGATTGGTAAGTCAGGAGCCAGTTTTATTTAATGGCACAATTCGCGCCAACATTGCATATGGCAAAGAAGACAGCGCCAGAGAGGCCGACATTATATCTGCAGCGGAAATTGCAAATGCTCACAAGTTCATAAGCAGCTTACAGCAG GGGTACGACACACAAGTTGGTGAAAGAGGGATACAATTGTCAGGAGGACAGAAGCAAAGAGTGGCCATTGCTCGAGCAATTGTAAGGTCCCCCAAGATTCTACTTCTTGACGAGGCCACTAGTGCTCTTGATGCTGAATCTGAAAAAGTAGTCCAAGATGCATTGGATCAAGCTATTGTGGGAAAAACCACAATCATGGTGGCACACAGGCTGTCCACAATTAAGTGTGCAGACTTGATTGCAGTTATTCAAAATGGAGTTATTAAGGAGAAAGGGAACCATGAAAGCTTGATTAGTATGAAAGAGGGCATCTATGCTTCCCTCGTAGAACAATATGCTTGTGCTTCATCAATGTGA
- the LOC113692759 gene encoding ABC transporter B family member 11-like isoform X2 yields the protein MENQHASQVMAEGSCSNGDMINVQNTSLEASGNQEVPVKSRNKKEVADKVPYCKLFSLADSVDVVLMVVGTVTAVASGICVPLLAVVLGETINSFGKTLDRKEIVHEVSKVSLKFVYLALGSGVTSFFQVTCWTITGERQAARMRSLYLRSLLMQDIAFFDKETSTGEIIERISRDTIIIQDAMGEKVGKFIQLSASFFGGFVIAFIKGWLLSLVMLSSIPPLVLTAFAMTILMAKLASHGQAAYSAAATVVEQTLSAIRTVASFTGEMQAIAEYDKSLNKAYKSGVQEGLAAGLGSGVFMFVFYCCYGLAIWVGAKMILEKHYSGGDVLNVTLAILTGSFSIGQASPCLSAFALGQAAAFRMFQIMNRKPLISPSILDGLKLDNMAGTIELKDVYFSYPARVHERILSEFSLFIKSGTTAALVGRSGSGKSTVLSLIERFYDPQAGEVLLDGINIKDFQLKWIRSKIGLVSQEPILFASSIRENIAYGKDNASLEEIQAAAQHANAAKFIEKLPQGLDTMVGLHGIQMSGGQKQRIAIARAILKDPRILLLDEATSALDAESERIVQEALDAIMVNRTTVIVAHRLSTVKNADKIAVIHQGKIVEEGLHTELLNNPGGVYFELVRLQQLSKESDEHIVDNQDGSGIKTDSGRHSSQSISSLRSISRCSSGLSNSSHHSFSISTGLPTVVNMVDMVVGESQESASMPSKMDHQVPLYRLAYVNKQEIPELLLGSLAAVVTGAILPIFGVVLSGAIKTFYEPAYELQKKSRFWALMLIVLGGSSLLATPLKTYFFAVAGCKLIRRIRLKCFERIIHMDISWFDRQENSSGRISSRLAIDATCVRSLVGESLSSLVQNSATAFAGLAIGFGASWQLSLIVIVMLPLIGLHGYMNMKSLSGFSADAKKLYEDSTQVASDAVGSIRTVASFSAEDKVIQLFKKKCKRPMTLGIKQGLYSGVGYGLSMFFLYSAYATIFYFGARLIKAGNITFGEVFQVFYGLSLAAVSISTSGALSPDTSKGRSGAASIFALLDQKSPIDSSETSGITLYNVKGEILFQHVSFKYPSRPDVPIFEDLCLAIESCKTLALVGESGSGKSTVISLLQRFYDPNSGEITLDGVEIRRLNLRWLRQQMGLVSQEPVLFNGTIRANIAYGKEDSAREADIISAAEIANAHKFISSLQQGYDTQVGERGIQLSGGQKQRVAIARAIVRSPKILLLDEATSALDAESEKVVQDALDQAIVGKTTIMVAHRLSTIKCADLIAVIQNGVIKEKGNHESLISMKEGIYASLVEQYACASSM from the exons ATGGAGAACCAGCACGCTAGTCAAGTGATGGCTGAGGGGAGTTGCTCCAATGGAGACATGATCAACGTCCAGAACACTTCACTGGAAGCATCAGGCAATCAAGAAGTTCCAGTCAAGTCTAGAAATAAAAAGGAAGTGGCTGATAAAGTCCCATACTGCAAGCTGTTCTCCTTAGCTGATTCTGTTGACGTTGTCTTGATGGTAGTTGGTACGGTCACAGCAGTTGCAAGTGGGATTTGCGTACCCCTTTTGGCAGTGGTATTGGGAGAGACAATCAACTCTTTTGGAAAGACTCTGGATAGAAAAGAAATTGTACATGAAGTTTCAAAG GTATCTTTAAAGTTTGTGTACTTGGCTCTGGGGTCTGGTGTCACATCTTTTTTTC AGGTAACTTGCTGGACAATCACAGGAGAAAGGCAGGCAGCTCGGATGAGAAGTTTATATCTGCGATCTTTACTAATGCAAGATATTGCATTTTTTGACAAAGAAACTAGTACTGGAGAAATTATTGAGAGGATATCAAGggatactattattattcaagATGCCATGGGTGAAAAG GTTGGAAAATTCATACAGTTGTCAGCTTCTTTTTTTGGAGGCTTTGTTATAGCTTTTATCAAGGGGTGGCTACTCTCCTTGGTAATGTTATCTTCAATCCCACCACTTGTCCTTACTGCCTTTGCAATGACTATCCTAATGGCAAAGCTAGCATCTCACGGACAAGCAGCCTATTCCGCAGCAGCTACAGTGGTTGAACAGACTCTTAGTGCTATTCGAACA GTTGCATCTTTTACAGGGGAGATGCAAGCTATTGCAGAATATGATAAATCCCTAAATAAAGCTTACAAGTCCGGTGTGCAAGAGGGCTTGGCAGCCGGTTTGGGTTCTGGTGTCTTTATGTTTGTTTTCTACTGCTGCTATGGTTTAGCCATATGGGTTGGGGCCAAGATGATCTTGGAGAAACACTATTCAGGAGGAGATGTCCTGAATGTAACACTCGCAATACTAACGGGATCCTT TTCAATCGGGCAAGCATCCCCTTGCTTGAGTGCATTTGCATTGGGACAAGCTGCGGCTTTTAGAATGTTTCAGATAATGAATAGAAAGCCATTAATCAGTCCATCCATTTTAGATGGACTGAAATTGGATAATATGGCTGGTACTATAGAATTGAAGGATGTCTATTTCAGCTATCCCGCAAGGGTACATGAACGAATTCTTAGTGAATTTTCTCTCTTCATAAAAAGTGGAACAACTGCAGCATTGGTTGGACGAAGTGGAAGTGGAAAATCAACAGTGCTCAGCCTTATCGAGAGATTTTATGATCCACAAGCAGGTGAAGTTCTGCTGGATGGTATCAACATCAAAGATTTTCAACTTAAGTGGATCAGAAGCAAAATTGGTCTTGTGAGCCAAGAACCTATCTTATTTGCTTCGAGCATTAGGGAAAATATTGCATATGGGAAGGATAATGCAAGCCTTGAAGAAATACAAGCTGCTGCACAACACGCCAATGCTGCAAAGTTCATAGAGAAACTACCTCAG GGACTAGACACGATGGTTGGTTTGCATGGAATTCAGATGTCAGGGGGACAAAAGCAGAGAATCGCAATAGCTAGAGCAATTCTCAAAGACCCCAGAATTTTGCTACTGGATGAAGCTACAAGTGCTCTTGATGCAGAATCTGAGAGGATTGTGCAAGAAGCTCTGGATGCGATTATGGTCAACCGAACTACTGTTATTGTAGCACATCGTTTGAGTACAGTGAAGAACGCAGACAAAATTGCTGTAATTCATCAAGGAAAGATTGTTGAAGAAG GCTTACATACTGAGCTACTAAATAATCCCGGGGGAGTATATTTTGAGCTTGTACGATTACAACAGCTTAGCAAAGAATCCGATGAGCATATTGTGGATAATCAGGATGGCTCAGGGATTAAAACAGATTCAGGAAGACATTCAAGCCAGAGTATTTCCTCTCTGAGATCCATAAGCCGATGCTCATCTGGATTAAGTAACAGTAGCCATCACTCATTCTCCATTTCAACTGGTCTGCCTACTGTTGTCAATATGGTTGATATGGTAGTTGGAGAATCGCAAGAATCAGCTTCCATGCCATCAAAGATGGACCATCAAGTTCCACTTTACCGCTTGGCCTACGTTAACAAAcaagaaattccagaattaTTGCTTGGTTCTTTGGCAGCTGTTGTTACTGGTGCTATATTACCAATTTTTGGTGTAGTTTTATCAGGAGCAATCAAGACCTTCTATGAGCCTGCTTATGAACTTCAGAAGAAATCAAGATTTTGGGCGTTAATGCTAATAGTTCTTGGGGGGTCTTCTTTACTGGCAACACCATTAAAAACATACTTTTTTGCTGTGGCAGGATGTAAGCTAATCAGACGAATTCGGTTGAAAtgctttgaaagaataattcaTATGGACATAAGTTGGTTTGACAGGCAGGAGAATTCAAGTGGTAGAATTAGCTCTCGGCTTGCCATTGATGCAACATGTGTAAGAAGTCTAGTTGGCGAATCACTTTCCTCGCTTGTTCAGAATAGTGCAACAGCTTTTGCTGGTTTGGCTATTGGTTTTGGAGCAAGCTGGCAGTTATCTCTCATAGTAATAGTAATGTTACCACTGATTGGCCTTCACGGGTACATGAATATGAAATCCTTAAGTGGATTCAGTGCAGATGCAAAG AAGCTGTACGAGGATTCCACTCAAGTAGCCAGTGATGCAGTTGGAAGTATTAGAACAGTTGCATCCTTTTCTGCAGAGGATAAGGTGATACAACTGTTTAAGAAGAAGTGTAAACGTCCTATGACATTAGGAATAAAACAAGGATTATATAGTGGTGTAGGATATGGTTTGTCCATGTTCTTCCTGTACTCTGCTTATGCaaccattttttattttggagcTAGACTCATTAAGGCTGGCAACATAACCTTTGGTGAGGTTTTCCAG GTTTTCTATGGCCTGAGTTTGGCAGCTGTCAGTATATCTACATCAGGTGCCCTTAGTCCAGACACTAGCAAAGGGAGGAGTGGAGCTGCTTCTATCTTTGCACTTCTTGACCAGAAGTCACCCATAGACTCGAGTGAGACCTCAGGAATTACGTTATACAATGTGAAGGGAGAGATACTATTTCAACACGTCAGCTTCAAATATCCCAGTAGACCTGATGTTCCAATTTTTGAAGATCTTTGTTTGGCTATTGAGTCTTGCAAG ACACTTgctctggttggagaaagtgggAGTGGAAAATCTACTGTCATTTCATTGCTGCAAAGATTTTATGATCCTAATTCAGGTGAAATAACATTAGACGGAGTAGAAATCCGAAGGCTGAATTTAAGATGGTTAAGGCAGCAGATGGGATTGGTAAGTCAGGAGCCAGTTTTATTTAATGGCACAATTCGCGCCAACATTGCATATGGCAAAGAAGACAGCGCCAGAGAGGCCGACATTATATCTGCAGCGGAAATTGCAAATGCTCACAAGTTCATAAGCAGCTTACAGCAG GGGTACGACACACAAGTTGGTGAAAGAGGGATACAATTGTCAGGAGGACAGAAGCAAAGAGTGGCCATTGCTCGAGCAATTGTAAGGTCCCCCAAGATTCTACTTCTTGACGAGGCCACTAGTGCTCTTGATGCTGAATCTGAAAAAGTAGTCCAAGATGCATTGGATCAAGCTATTGTGGGAAAAACCACAATCATGGTGGCACACAGGCTGTCCACAATTAAGTGTGCAGACTTGATTGCAGTTATTCAAAATGGAGTTATTAAGGAGAAAGGGAACCATGAAAGCTTGATTAGTATGAAAGAGGGCATCTATGCTTCCCTCGTAGAACAATATGCTTGTGCTTCATCAATGTGA